In Bombus pyrosoma isolate SC7728 linkage group LG2, ASM1482585v1, whole genome shotgun sequence, a genomic segment contains:
- the LOC122576463 gene encoding cytochrome b-c1 complex subunit 8, with product MGGKRFGELEKVTGVTFFRLSPYEQSPFAGIREAGARFIKRCRGEFFFITPPFICSYLLMEWANAEYYKLQRKNPKDYENDT from the exons ATGGGAGGAAAGAGGTTTGGAGAACTTGAAAAAGTAACTGGCGTTACATTTTTCCGTCTTAGTCCATATGAACAAAGTCCTTTTGCTGGAATACGTGAGGCTGGTGCACGATTTATAAAACGCTGCAGaggagaatttttttttattacaccTC CCTTTATTTGTTCTTACCTGCTAATGGAATGGGCAAATgctgaatattataaattacaacgtAAAAATCCAAAagattatgaaaatgatacaTAA